The DNA region AGCCTTACTTTAGGTGAATCTAGTTATTTAAATATTGAAGAGTTTAAATTTAAACCGATCGAAGAAATTTATAAATTTTCTTTAAAGCTTGATAAGGGAAAAGCTATGTTTGAATCAGGTAAAGTAAGTGAAATTTCACCTGAGAGTTTTGAGTTTAAAATTCCTGATGGAATTATCGGCATAAGAGGAACTAAATTTATAATAGAGCTAAAATAAGGAAACAAAATGGAAGTTTTCCTAGGAATGGTTGTAGTTATTTTTGGTCTTACCATAGGAGTTGAAAAAAGTGAGATTTTACTTTTAGATAGTGGTAAGCCATCAGCTATAATCATTCAAACAAAAGATAAAAACACGACTTTGAATTCCACAAATTCGTATATGGAAATCTCAAACGTTAAAGCATTTGAAAGCAAGAAAAAAACCCTTAAAGAAGAGGAGGTAAAAAAAAGATACTATACTTTGCTAAAAGATGGTGTTATACCACCAAAGTCATATATTCTGTATTTTACAGATGGCTCAAATTTAACTGAAAGCTCAGCTAAAAAAATAAGCGAAATAAGACAAACTATTAAAGACAGAACACCTTGCAATGTTTCAATTATCGGACATGCAGATACTTATGGAAGTGATAAAATCAATGAAAAAGTATCGCTCGATAGAGCACAAAGTATTTCTAAAAATTTTAAAGATTTAAATATCTCAAAACTTGAAATAGTTTCTTTTGGAGAAAAAAATCTTTTAATAAAAACAAAAGATGGTGTTATTGAGCCAAAAAATAGAAGAGTGGAAATTCAGATACGATAAATGAAAAAAATTTTTATAATATTTATATTTTTTTCTATAATTTGCGGATTTTTCATAAGAAACAGTAGTTTTTTACCTTTGCTTGATTATCAAATTTATGATCTTATAAAGCCAAAGTTAAATTTAGACAGATCAAACTCAGTTGTCGTTGTTGAGATTGATGAAAAAAGCTTAGAAATATTTGGTCAGTGGCCTTGGAGTAGAATTTTAGTTGCAAAACTTGTGCAAGAGATACTACTTTCAAAACCTGCAGCTTTTGGAATGGATGTTATATTTTCAGAAAAAGATAGAACTTCCTTAGATGAAATTAAAAATTTTTATAAAGATTCACTAAATTTGGATTTAAATACAAGCAAAATTCCAGCTCCATTATTAGATAATGATAAATTTTAGCAACTTCTTTAGAGGCTGGAAACAGCGTTTTAGCCGTTTTTGCCTCAAATATACCAAGAAATAAAACTTGCAACAAACTAACTACGATAAAATCAAACCTTACCTTTGAAAATATAGATAAAATAGATGATTTAATTTGTAGTTATGAGTCCCTAAATGCTCTTGCTAAGGCAAATGGCTTTATAAATGCAAGAGCCTTTAGTGATGGAGTGTTGCGTTATACAAATCTATTTTTTTATTATAAAAACAGTCTTGTTCCATCTTTTAGTGTTGCTATGCTTATGCAAGTTGATCCAAATTTAACTCTTTTAAAAGATGAGAAAAATAGGGGTTTAAAAGTTAAATTTTTAGAAAAAGAAGTTAAACTAAATGACAAAGCAAAGGCTTTAAACGAAATTTATCCAAAAAATAAATTTAAAACATTTTCGGCCTCTGATGTACTTTTAGAGAGAGTTGATAAGAGTGAATTTAGTGGAAAATTTGTTCTATTTGGAGCCACTGCACTTGGCTTAAATGATCACTTTGTAAGTTCTGGAGGAAAGATAAGATCTGGTATTTTTTACCATGCATCTTTAATAGAAAATTTTCTAACCAACTCACTTGTTAGTCAGCCAAATTTTTATAAAGATTTAAATTTTTATTTAAGCGTGTTAGTGTTAGTATTGCTTGCTTTTGTGATAGTTAGATATGGCTATTTGCCTTCTTTTTTTGTTTTTGTTCTACTAACTGTTATAGCTTTTGTTAGTGCAGAGATTAAGTTAAAAAGTGGGGTCTATATTTCGATTGGATATATTATAATTCCAGTTTTTATAATATTTTTATTTTTTACCTTATTAATGACTTTTTATGGTTTTTGGGAAAAAAAGAACTTTTTAAAAGAGCTTGAAGAAGCACACAGTTCAGCAATAGATGGTATGATAACAGTTGTTGAAGGAAAGGACAGAGAAACTGGTGGGCATATTTTAAGAACTAGAGAGTATGTTAGAGTTCTAGCGGAGTATTTAAGAAAAAAAGGAATTTATAATTTTAGTCCAACTTTTATAAAAGTTTTATGCCAAGCTGTTCCACTTCATGATATCGGAAAAGTTGCAATTCCTGATAATATTTTAAACAAAAATGGAAGCCTTGATGAAAAAGAGTGGGAGGTAATGAAAAAACATGTAATTTATGGAAAAGAGATAATTCAAAAGGCAAAAATGAGATCGAGTGGAAAAAATCTTTTTTTAAATGCTGCCACAAATATAGCCTATACTCACCATGAAAAATGGGATGGAAGTGGCTATCCACAAGGCTTAAAAGGAGATGAAATACCAATTGAAGGACGCTTGATGGCAATAGCAGATGTGTATGATGCGCTAACTTCAAAAAGAGTCTATAAAGAAAAATTTAGCTATGAAAAAGCTGAAAATATGATAATAAGCGAAAGTGGGACACATTTTGATCCAACTTTAATAAAGGCTTTTATAGATTTAAAATCTGAGTTTAGAAAAATTGCTCAAAAATATGAAGACTAGCGTTTGTTAAATATATTTCTAATTCCCACAAATTCTATATTTATGAAAATTAAATAGATAGAAATTTAAAACCCAAATCTTTGTAGTAATTTACCAAAAGCACCTTTTAGACCACTTTTTTTAATTTCATTATTTATAAAATCATCATAACTCATATTTTTTCTCTTAAAATTTTATTAAGCTCATCTTTGCTTGCTAAAATCCCATCTTCTTTTTCAGACTCTAAAAGTCTATTGTAAATTGGCTCAACTGTTTTTATAGTTTCATCTTTTGCCACTTTTCTAAAAGCCCTATATCCTATTGGCTCCATACTATCATCTTTTAAAATTTCAAAATCGGTTACAATCCAGTAGTATCTATCATCTTTTGCTTTTATTACAGCACACATATTTTTACCTGTTTGGATTTGATCCCACATAGTTTTAAAAATTATTCTTGGCATATCTGGGTGCCTTATAATGTTATGTGGGCTTTTTATAAGTTCTTTTTCTCGCTATAGCCTAATTTTTGAAAAATAAATATTTACCGAAGTTATAATCCCTTTTAAATCAGTACTTGATATAAAATATTTTTCAGGGTCGAGTTCTATCTTTTTATTAATTGGAGTTGGTTTTTTTCTTTTTAAAAATTAATGGAACTATAATATAAATTTGCTCAAATAAATTTTAAATAATAAATATCATTAATAAAAATTATGCAATAAAGATATTTTAACCACTGTTTAAAAATAAATTTTAAAAAATTAAATTATTCCACAAATTTAATATAATCTTGATACCCTTTTTCCTCCATCTCTTTAAGCGGGATAAACTCCAAGGCAGCACCATTTATACAATATCTCAGTCCACCCTTGCTTTTTGGTCCGTCATTAAAAACGTGTCCCAAGTGAGAGTTTGCAAATTTTGATCTTACTTCAGTTCTTATCATGCCATGTGAAAAGTCTTTTTTTTCGTTAATTTTGCCAATTGGTTTTGAGAAGCTTGGCCACCCACATCCTGCATTAAATTTATCAGATGAGCTAAAAAGCGGCTCTTTGCTTACAATATCAACATAAATTCCCTTTTCATAAAAATCATCATATTTGCTTGAAAATGGCATTTCAGTGGCATTTTCTTGTGTTACTAGATATGAAATTTCACTTAAATTTTTTCTTATTTCATCATCATTTGGTTTATTATAAATTCTTTCTAGTGGAGTTTTTGCTAAACTCAAATCAATATGACAATATCCGTTTGGATTTTTCTCTAAATATTTTTGATGATAATTCTCAGCTAAAGTATAATTTCTAAGTGGTTCTACTTCAACAACAATTGGTTTTTCATAAAATTTAGAAATTTCTTTTATAAATGAAATCGCTTCATTGCCACTTTCTACATCAACATAGTAAATTCCGCTTCTATACTGCGTGCCAACATCATTTCCTTGTTTGTTTAGTGAAGTTGGGTCGATAACTCTTATAAAATGTCTTAAAATTTCATTTAAACTAATTTTATTTTTATCATAA from Campylobacter ureolyticus includes:
- a CDS encoding HD domain-containing phosphohydrolase, which encodes MKSNLTFENIDKIDDLICSYESLNALAKANGFINARAFSDGVLRYTNLFFYYKNSLVPSFSVAMLMQVDPNLTLLKDEKNRGLKVKFLEKEVKLNDKAKALNEIYPKNKFKTFSASDVLLERVDKSEFSGKFVLFGATALGLNDHFVSSGGKIRSGIFYHASLIENFLTNSLVSQPNFYKDLNFYLSVLVLVLLAFVIVRYGYLPSFFVFVLLTVIAFVSAEIKLKSGVYISIGYIIIPVFIIFLFFTLLMTFYGFWEKKNFLKELEEAHSSAIDGMITVVEGKDRETGGHILRTREYVRVLAEYLRKKGIYNFSPTFIKVLCQAVPLHDIGKVAIPDNILNKNGSLDEKEWEVMKKHVIYGKEIIQKAKMRSSGKNLFLNAATNIAYTHHEKWDGSGYPQGLKGDEIPIEGRLMAIADVYDALTSKRVYKEKFSYEKAENMIISESGTHFDPTLIKAFIDLKSEFRKIAQKYED
- the msrB gene encoding peptide-methionine (R)-S-oxide reductase MsrB; the protein is MRKILIFIFLINFLWSVDMNKNTNNSEIYLAGGCFWGMQGYFDKINGVIKTDVGYANGKSASTSYKELHKSMHAETLHLIYDKNKISLNEILRHFIRVIDPTSLNKQGNDVGTQYRSGIYYVDVESGNEAISFIKEISKFYEKPIVVEVEPLRNYTLAENYHQKYLEKNPNGYCHIDLSLAKTPLERIYNKPNDDEIRKNLSEISYLVTQENATEMPFSSKYDDFYEKGIYVDIVSKEPLFSSSDKFNAGCGWPSFSKPIGKINEKKDFSHGMIRTEVRSKFANSHLGHVFNDGPKSKGGLRYCINGAALEFIPLKEMEEKGYQDYIKFVE
- a CDS encoding OmpA family protein, yielding MEVFLGMVVVIFGLTIGVEKSEILLLDSGKPSAIIIQTKDKNTTLNSTNSYMEISNVKAFESKKKTLKEEEVKKRYYTLLKDGVIPPKSYILYFTDGSNLTESSAKKISEIRQTIKDRTPCNVSIIGHADTYGSDKINEKVSLDRAQSISKNFKDLNISKLEIVSFGEKNLLIKTKDGVIEPKNRRVEIQIR
- a CDS encoding FecR family protein — encoded protein: MKKIFFTFFIFANFLFAQGIAIVKMAKGNPIVKRDDRTLNLKVGDELLNNDILITDANSKVGVIFDDGSSLTLGESSYLNIEEFKFKPIEEIYKFSLKLDKGKAMFESGKVSEISPESFEFKIPDGIIGIRGTKFIIELK
- a CDS encoding CHASE2 domain-containing protein → MKKIFIIFIFFSIICGFFIRNSSFLPLLDYQIYDLIKPKLNLDRSNSVVVVEIDEKSLEIFGQWPWSRILVAKLVQEILLSKPAAFGMDVIFSEKDRTSLDEIKNFYKDSLNLDLNTSKIPAPLLDNDKF